The DNA region CCACCGCTGGAAGGCTCCTCGGGCGCTGATGTGTTGGTCGGTCCTGGGTCCGAGGAAACAGCCGACGAGGGAAGGTCTGAGggtgtgacaagggctgcaatatcagggcttggaactcatggttcaattcaggctaataatcttcaatggcctcgaagagcgtgatactgaaaagatgaagaagtaatacagtcttggtgatcctgaacgcgtattttatcctcccttgcctggcccgtgcccttgttggcctcaggccgctgccaagtccttcaatatcatacagggccagtgggcttcctttgataaccgccatggcttctgattgtctgcctcactttgacgactggctcacaacgtgcagttacccctccttgcggtggtatcgacagtgttgttggtggtggttgtgggtggttgacttttgccgtgtgacagAGGGCTTCCACGCGAGCTGGATCATGGGTGCATAAATATACGCCTGGGACCAGTTCTTGTTGGGGAGAGTCATCGGAGCGAGATTGATCTGGCTTCCGCTCTCGCATTGATATGTCGAAATGGTGGTGGCTCGAGCATTCGAGATGCAGGTTTGGCCGTTCTCGTTGTGGCACGCATAGCCCTCTGGGCAACAGCCCACAAAGGTCTCTTCTGGCTCCATCCGGTACTGTACGCGCCAACCTTGAGAGGTGGCGCTGGCGGTGCATGCCGACACATAGCCCGCTGGGCAGTGGAGGCCGGGCGAGTAGAATCCCCAGCCGTAGAAGGCCGGGTTGGTTCTCGGAGCGCCTGTTGTCGTCGGCGGCCAGCAGTCGGCGTTATCCTGGACGTCTTTCGGCCCGCACCTCTGGCCCAACCAGCCCACGTTGAACACGGTGTGATGGGCCGGTGTCCAGCATGCTTCCGGAGCTGTGAAGGTCGTGGTCAGATGACCGAGGATCTTTCGGGCTTCGTCGGTAAAGATTGACATCTTGTCTTGCTGCAAACTCGGACTTGTTGGTTCGGGGGATGAAGTGTTGCtctgtcgtcgtcgagttGAAGACAAAAGAAACTGGGAACGCAATACCGGTCGTCTTTGGGAGCCACTCCGCTTTTCATGGCGCGAGATTCAGCGGCCGGGGAAGTCTAGCGAAGCGGCCAAGCCCGTAGGTCGTCAGGGTGGTCAAGTCTACGCTGGTCGAGACAGGGACCACATATTCTAGCTGTTGTTTATCGATTGGTTGGCGAGTCTGCACCCCTGCTAGTGTTTATCAGTCCATCCCGCTGATTCGATCATTGAACCCGAGACCGCCACAGGGTGAACCGTCCGTGCACCTTAAGGTCGACGGGCACCCGGGATCGAGGCCCGGCGATGGCATAGTGCGTCTTCCCGCAGTAAGGATCCTGGTATGATCAACGAGGCGAAGATAGCAGCTTTTTTTCCACCTCCAGTGCAGGCCAGAGCCTCAGAGGCCTAGACCCTAGGTTTAGGGCGGCGCTGCAAACGAAATGATGTTTATAAGTTTTAAGGTCGCCTGGGTTCGGTAGTCAGTTGGCGCggtaaatttaaaaaaaaatgcaACCCTGAGACCCCCAACTTGTTCCCCAGACACATGGCCCCAACGGCCGGCGCCACGCCGGCTTCCCTTCTGACCCACAAACCCGCAATCCAGCCATCAAGAAACTCTTTTACAATCTGCGCAATATTGACAAAGCCTCTGCGATTGAAAAGGCTCCCAAGGGTAACGACAGCCAGGCCCCTTTCATCACCGCTTTTCCAAGATCAAGAAAGCCATACTGTGCAGGGCTTGGTGCTTCCACATCTTCTTATTTTAGAAGCCTCCattgagaaaaaaaagcttgACCCGAGCCTGCTCGCTAAAGACATCGCTTAAAGTGAGCGATGTGACCAGCATTGGTGGAGGGGTCAAACCAGGATCGCCGATTGAAGAAGTTCACCGCTCGAGGTCCATGGCGAAAACTTGAGCAAATTCTGCATAGCTTGTGCAAGGATGCAGATATGCCGGAACCGGAAGTGCCATCGTCAACGGCGAGAACGCGGACGGGTTGTTCGTCGGTTGCTGAGGAAGTAAAGTAAACAAATCCGGGAAGGAGATGTATCCACCGCTCAGGGGTCACTCCTGTGTCGACGAAACCCTAACCCAGGCAACACCAGCCAACAGCACCCACACAGCACCAATTGCATCGTCCCAACAGCCAACCGCATCCACGCAAAACCCTGTGACACAGGGTTGATCCTTCCCAACCAACAGCCCTGAAAGACTCTGCCACTGTCACTTAACAAGCAACTCCCCCTAGGCGCTGTCGAATTGTCTACACACTCTTTCACTCATTGAATTGTTTACACACTCTTTCACTCATTGCCGTCAAGAAAATTACCACCAAAATGACACGCTCAATCCTCCCAACCTTCccgctcatcatcctcggcgtGATCGAGCCACTGATGCTGTACGTCCCCCATTCTGCCCACCCCTCTAATTGCCCAAATCACTCACAATTCCCCAGCCTCGAAGCTTACCGCGtcggcatcatcaacccTGGCGCCCAGCACTACTTCACCCGTCAACTCCCGCCCGACTTGCTCTACACCACCAAGACTACTCAGCCTCCCGATTTCTCTCCCCAGGCCGAAACGGTCACCCTCCAGCTGGTCaacgtcttcctcctcctcgcggGCTTGGCTGTCGTGTGCTGCTTCAGCAAGGATAAATGGACCGTCAAGGGCTATTGCGTCGTGGTCGGGCTGGCGGATTATGGCCATATCTGGTCCATCTACAAGGGTTTGGGCGCGGAGGCGTTTTGGGAGTTTGGCAAATGGAACGACTTGGTTTGGGGCGGGGTGTTGGCATCCGCGCTGTTGAATTTGGTgaggtggggggttgtgttTGATGTTTTCGGGAGGTTGAAAGATggggagaaggtgaagacGAAGTGATTGAGAGCTGGGGGCGGTGGAATCGTTTGACGCTATAGTCTGGTCATCAGAGGTAGCTTAAAGTCAAGAAACCAAGCAATGAGTTGACCTCGGACTTCCCAAATTGTCTGGTGCTCAGCCATTGGTTTGCGATATCTCGGATCCCATTGTTACCTCAATCTCACCAGGCAGTCAGCTCGGTGATGCTTGGACAAAGGCCGACAGGGGTATCGGAAGTACGTACCTCCGACCATTCCGTAATCAACAACTTTATCTTGACTTCATGTCAGCCTCAACTCCCATGTTTTTTGCCTTTTTGCCTTGCATCGTTCATCATACCATTCATACTAGTTAGTACATCCAGAATGGCAACGCAGACACAAACCGTTACCGTTGCACCCCAACCTGCacacaccaacccctccaacagcaacctcaTCACACTTTCCGGCCCTAAAGTACCACCTGAGGATGATAGCCACCCCGACTTTTCCATGTCCAAGCGGGACATCACTCTCCTCCTAACACCCCTCTGCCTTTCTGTTCTCTTGTCTTCTCTCGACCTGACgatcctcaccccctccattcCCTCCATCGTGGCCGACTTTGCCTCCCCACAAGGCTACATCTGGATCGGCTCTTCCTTCATCCTCGCCCACACAGCGAGCACACCCATCTGGGGCGCAGTGTCCGACATCTTTGGCCGCAAACCCATCATGCTTTTATCACaggccatcttcttcttcgcaaGCTTGCTATGCGCCCTAGCAGAGAACTTGCACTCCCTAATCATCGGAAGAGCATGGCAAGGGATAGGCGCgagtgggatggggatgatggtcAATGTGATAATTTGTGACTCGTTCAGCTTGAGAGATAGGGGGTTGTATCTCGCGGTAACAAGCGGGGTGTGGGCGTTGGGGAGTGCGATTGGGCCGGTGATAGGTGGTGTGATGAGCACCAGGTTgagttggaggtggtgtttttggATAAACCGTCAGTTTTGTCACTTGAGCTTTCTTCCTCCACAGAATCACACTAACAAATCCATAGTTCCCATCTGTTTTCTAGTTTTCTTCAccgtcctcatcttccttccactcccatcaccacccaagaCCCCGATCCTGACCGGGCTCAAAGCTCTGGACTGGTCTGGCTCGCTTCTCATTATCGGTAGTGCCCTGATGATCCTCCTGGCCCTGGACTTCGGCAATGTAGTGCTAGCCTGGTCTTCCCCCAcagtcatcaacctcctcgtctttGGCGTCCTGACCctgttcctcttcttcttcaacgagTGGAAGTTAGCCCCCAACCCAATATTCCCCGCAAGGTTATTCCCCAATCTCTCCACCATCGCTGCCTACGGCGTCTTCGCCTTTGACTCGTTCGTTTTCATTGGACTGGCGTATTATCTCCCTCTCTATTCCCAATCCGTGCTGGGAGCCAATGCGCTCACGTCCGGAGTCCACCTTGTCCCACTGATCGTCTCGTGTTCGTTATCGGCGGCTTTTGCGGGGGTGGCTATCCAAAAGACGGGGAGGTATCTCCCCGTTATGTATGCCGCGCAGGTCTTCCTCATGCTTGGAGTGGGGTTGTTCGTCAGCCTTGACTTTGCGGAGCGAGATAATCTCGGGAAGTTGTTCGGGTACGAGATTCTGGCTGGAGTAGGAGTGGGTATGAACATCGAGGGGCCGATTCTGGCTGCGCAGGCGGCGGCGAGCGAGCTTGATACTGCGGCGGTGATTGCGGCGATGGGGTTTGCGAGATCGATGGCGACTGCGGTGTCGATTGTCGTTGGGGGAGTGATCTTTCAGAATGGAATGGACGGGTGGAACCGTGGTCTGGTTGAGAAATTGGGAGGTGATATCGCCAAttggtttggagggggagaagcgGCCGGGAGTATCGAGAGGATTGGATTGCTTGgtgagcagcaacagcagttTGTGAGGGGCGCATATTTTGAGTCGCTGAGGTTGGTTTGGATCATGGTATGTGGCTTTTTATCGTctgttggtgtttgggaaTTGATCAGCTGCTAATCGAACAGTATGTTGCATTTGCGGGGCTTGCTACTGTCTTCACTTTGTTGGTTCGAGGGCAAAGGTTAAGCAAGGAGCACAAAAAGGTCGTCTTGGGCGTGGAAAGAGGTGGGACTACGCAGGGGCAGCTACAGAAAGAAATGGAACCTGTGCCCGAAGCTATATCGGGGGAGGGAAGTGCAGCGGAAATCAGACTGAGGACCGTTTCGGAGATATGATTATCGGAGGCGGCGGAACTTATACGATTGAACTGACACTGGAGGCTGGCGCTGTTGCAGCTGGGGAAAATGACAAGGAAACCACCAGCCAATGACTGGTTGCCTTTCTATTGGTGCAATTGGCAGCCTCGCTATGCCCCAAGCAACTGTCAGGTGGACTCTAACATGGCACATGTCATCGTTTTGTTACGAGCCCTGAGGTATGCACAATCGGCCTACCGCTGCCATGAAGTAAGAAGTCAAGGTTATTACTCACACCCATGCTCCCTGTCACAGTCAGAGTCATCCCCGCCCCGATCGTCTTACGGCTATATGTAGATCGAGCTTAATACTTACAGATAATACACTCTACACCACAGTTTTGCTTCATTCCTGGGTTCCGTTGTTATTGTCTAGCTCTTTTCAGTTCCCTAACCTATCCCAGGAACCTCGTTTATATACGATATACTCTCTTTCCATTCTTTCCCCGCCTGCTATCTGGGCGGTAGGGCTCAATAACGTGGAAGGAACTCGGCTACCCCTTCCCACAATGGTGGTCCCAGCTCACCGACTAGTGTCCGCTCTTTGAGGTGTACCTTCCTGGACAGCGTGGTTCCTCACTGCAAAACTACCTGTCGCTGTCGGGTCGATCTGCCTGTCCCATTTCTCATTTTCCTTTGGTCTATTTAGTAAGCACGTCGCCTGCTCAACTACCAAAAGTCGTGACTTTCCACCGTCGCTCGCATCAGCCTTGCCACGCACCAAAGCAAAGATGGGTAAACTTGTTCGCTCTCAAACGGGCAACTCTGAGCGCTTCAAACCGGAGCTGAGTAAAGCTTCAGTAACTGAAAGCGCTGGCAATCGGGAAGGGCATGGATGAAGCTGAAATGGCGAGAACACAATTCCCTTCCCGACCCCTCCTCTGCTAAAGGCCCCTGATACGGTTGCGGATCCGCTCAGGGAATGAGTCTGAGATGGCGGCAATTGCGACTTTGCAGATGTATTCGACTACTGCGGGCTCGAATGTAACGTGGATTTCGGCTGTGTGTCCGACGAGTTGTTTTAACACCTTCACCCCCAAGATCAATTCGATATGGCCTGTCTTGGAAGGAAAGAGCACCAGGGCCGTACAAGAGTTCAAGGCAGATCATCCTCCGGCCTGCTTACGCAGCATCGTGCAAAGTGGCCTCGAGCTGCCAACTGTGGGCCCAAAGTTGCGAAGCTTCCGCGCCGAGCTGCCAGGGTGGAAGAACAGAGCTCTACCGGTGATCAAGATAACCGGTCAGCTACTATGGGCCATGAGCTGGGCACCCCAACGCCCCCAATACCTACTGATACAGACAGTGATATCGATGACAACGGTGCCCCACCAGAAGTCATCGACCTGACTATGTTggacgatgaagaagctcaagacaCCAAGCCTGACTCGGAACACCTATTAAGATGCCTTCGGGACCCTGGAGGAGAATCCTAGAAGGGTACAAAGTTGCAGCAAGCTCTGGAGAACAGCTTCAAGCTCAAAGAGGGATTCTCATGCGCTTCATCCCAGCAACAAGGAAATCACAGATATTTTATTTTGGGAAGGGACACTTCACGGCGCAGGGGAAAGGTGTAAAAGAAGGATAATCGAAATAGTTAGGATGACTTTCGTTGTATGCCGCAACATGAAGTTTGACTGAACGAGAGTTGAATAGGTATCATCACGGATATTTATGACCTAGAAAGCCACGACACTTCCGGAAGAGAAGGTTAAAAACTTTGGGCTGGCCTATCATGCAATAACCCCAAGACCATGGGGTGAGGAAAGGTGTGAATATATATGTTTAATGCGAAGATGACCATCTGCGAGTCTGTCAGGATAGCTCTATAGCCAGGTACTCTTGACTGTATGCcagatgatgtcgaggggCCATAGTTTGACGAAGAGGGACAGTTGCTCTTTCTCTGTGACAACATTTTTATATTGTTCATAGCAAGCCTTCCTTTGTACGTTCATTAACATTACATTTGTTGTGACTTTACAGCGTGTTCTTTTGTGAAAAAGCCCATCTATCTCCCTTCAACGTTGTCTATCGGAGGAAATAAACGATATATCTGTCATATGTATTTTCATCTTCTGATGATACATCATCATGTGTCGCCCCAGCAATTTCAGCAAGATGTGATTTTGCTTCCATTCGCAGTGTGTTCCAGTGTGACGGCGGTGCGCTCTGATCCAGTAGCACCTGTGACAATTTGAACTTGGTTCGTGCTAGGTCTGGGATGGGTATAGGATCTTTACTGTTGTAAATTGTGAGAAGATGCTGAAGAATCTGTCTGTTGTTTTGGCAGAAGTTGTTAGCTCGAGATGCAAATACTCATATCAGGCACATTAGGACTCACTGTGCTGGTTCAAAGTTACCTAGCTTGTGATAGACCCAAGCCAAACGGTAGTAACAGCTCAGTGTCTTCGGATGCTTATCCCCCATTACATCAACATGTAGCTCCAAGGCTTCTAGAAGCAACTCGAGTGCACGTGGGAAATCCTCTTGGTATGCGCGGACTGTTCCAAGAGCGGATGTAGCCCAGGCAGTTCTTTGCCAGACCGAGTTAGCACAGGTGAGATATCCTGGTGATGTGAAGTTCCCAGTTCTGACTTACAACGTGAATTGCTTCCTTAATTTCTGCTCACGAGCTTTTATGATGTCCAGAGATTTCTCAAAACAAGATGCCGCAGTTTTCAGATCATCCACCAACAGCCAGCACCTTCCCACGTTGAGATAGTTGAGCGCCAAGCCATGGATCTGGTCATCTTTGTAATCTGAGTGTGCATGTAGTCGAATCTCGAGGGCTCGATCATGCATCTCGATGGCCCCTTTGGGGTCCTCCCACGCCATAGCAACTCCAACATTCATAAAGCCGTTGGCACggttgggatgatggggatcCAAGAGACCCTCTTTGACGGCATCCTCGCGAATGTTCAAGGCTTTACGAGCTAGGTCAATCATGCTGATGTCGGATGTGGCTTCTGTGTGGTAGAACTGCTGAACTGTGTAGAGGTCGGAGAGGAAAGCCGCTGGGATGGTGCTTGGAACTCCCACCTGTGTGTGTTCTCTCGAGATGATCTCCTCGTAGCCCTCCAGACAGCTATCGATGAGAGTTTTGCTGGTGTCAAACCTTCTTCGCTCACACATGTACCTGTGTAGAAGATTGGTTGTGAGTAAGACATTCTCCATTCAGTTGGTTTCTTCGGAATCCTGGTGGTCTTACCAGGCACATGAGTAGATCAGGTCGATGAACTCGAAGAATGATCGGAGGGGGATCGCATCAACAGTCTTCAGATGGATGTACTGTTGATGCAGCGTCAGGACGTGAGGCTGAAACTTCTCACACACCTCCCAGTATTCCACCATGTGATCTCGTGAGAAATGGTGCAAGGGAAAGGCCTGACGGAGAAGGTGAACTGCATTTTCGAACGCCATCTGATGATCCGGACACATCCTGAGTGCACAATCTCGAACGAGCCGATGTATGTTGATGCGTTTGCAGTCGTCTCCGATGCCCTTGTTGGCGGTACCGATAAACGAAGACTTTCTTAGTCGAGAAAGAATAACACGAAGCTTTGCTTCATTTTCAAAGCATGCCACTTTCCGGTCTTTGGATAACAATAACTGCACGGGAATATTATCAGGGTCGAAAAAGGCAATCGTCCCCAGGCCTAGCCGATATTGCTTGTCCATGTTCATGATGTGAGTTTCTATAGCTGCACCAGCGCTGTCCTGATACCAGGGGCTGTCTGGCTTGATATTCTGGAACAGTTCATCCCCAAACTCGATCTTGAGAAGCTCATGCATCTGTGACAGAGGCATAGGCTCCGGCTCGGATTCAATGACTGTGACCATCTGGTCCAAGACCAGAGGATACAGTCCCAGCTTGCTCGCCAGGTCTCCAGCCGTGTTTTCATCGAGACCTTGGATACGCCGAGTCGACAAGCGTTTTCTGATGAACTCGGCTCCCTCTGGAAGTGAAAATGCTTCCACGGAATCACTATCAGTTGGACTGGTTATGACCGCAGCTAACCCCTGTATCATGTCTCTGCTGGTTATGAGGACAGAGCCTTCGTTAAAAGCAGACCAATATGGGTTCAGAACCTGGGAACTGTCGACATTGTCCAGAATAAGGAGCCAGGACGCATCATGCGGTTTTTCCAGCCATGAGCGAGCCAACCCCACCAACTTGTCGCGATCCTCAAAAACCGTCGAATTCGCAAGACCAAGATCACGAGCGATGCCGACCAAGCCCTGTTCCAGCTTCTCGACACTGTCGGCGGAGATCCAAAAGATGTGAGTGAATTTGCTGTCATCCTTTTGCCGGTATGCGAACTCAATTGCTGTATGGGTTTTTCCAATCCCGGGAAGCCCGTGTACACAAAATGCGCGCCCTGAAGAGCCCTCGTCGGGTGGCGTCAGACAGGCACTGATTTTGCACAGCAGGTCTTCTCTCCCAACAAAGCAAGGGTTGCGAGGATATGGCACAATGAATGACCTtggcttggtgttggtttcTGCAATGGGTCGACATGATGTGCCAAAGATGAGTTGTCTTTGCATGCCATGAATCTCCATGATTTTATCTCTTGTAGCGGAAACCTCGTGGGCCGCGTGCTCGACGACTAGGCTCACTCGATTGAGCTTCTCCCCAGTAACACCATGATGAGCAATGGCTTGTTGTGTGGTGCTGACACATATCTCTCTCGTCGACAAGGCAAGAGCGGTCTGGACGGTTGCATGTAGACTAGACACGCATCCGAACAGGTTTCTTACTCTATCTGTCGAACTATCGAGGTCACTCTTGATGTGTTCCGAACCAAAGGTAATCCTGACAGCtgaccatctcctcctccaccctctcatGTGTTTTTGGTGCTTCTGAAGGGtcttctcgagctctttTGCTGAGTCTAGATGCTCGTCCAACGCTTTTTGGTCGATGTTGGAAGACTGGATGCGCGCATCGTCGATTTCCGAGATCTCTTCTTTCAGACTGTCCAGCTGCTTGATGGTATTAACAAGTGACTGTAAATCCTGAGCGGTTTGTGTATATTGCTTGTTGACTTTCTTGAGGGCCGAAGCGCAGTGGAATGCACTGTTTGCTGCCTCGCCGAGCTTGGCCAAAGCACCAACCAATGTGAAGGAAGAAGCAACGATCGAGAGTGGGTCCATTAAAGGTGTGTCAAAAGAATCGTTAAAGTTGGGTAGGTacggtaggtaggtatgtttAAAATGAGAGCTCCACACGTGCCGTGTTGGGATGCTGTGGTACGTCAAATCGTAACATCAAGGAAGGTGTGAATGCCTGGTGGAATAATCGGAAACACTGATGCCATACTAGCCGCTGAGAAGCAAAAAAAGATGATCAGTAAAATACATAAGGCATCTGACGAAAAATCGTGGCTTTAATTCATCCATCAAGGGCCATGGAGCCTTATTATCCTCAGCATCGAATCCACGATAGCGTCCTCTTTCTCGCCCGGTTGATATGTACCCATTTGATCCCATCACGCGCAACTGGAGAATATGCCACGACAGCTTTGAGCAAACAGTCGTCAAGACCAGCGATTGCTTACGGCCAGTTATTTGGAGGTGTCTCGAGCCTTGTTTGTATAGGTCAGGCCGCGTTGGGCATCAAATCCCATCTGCGAGCAAGAGCCAAGACCCTCTCCGCCGTGACAGTTTGCTGCATAATAAAGTGAGGGGCTTGGATGCACACGGCAGAAttgtgaaggaggggggtgaagtgCTGCGATTCGGTATAAGAGTCCAACTCAGCACTATGATCCAGGTCGGACAACGGATGCTCCACACCACCACggggggatgaggtgggAGTTCTCTGCAAGCTTGCAATCCAGTTGTACCAGTCTAAGGGGGACACAAACAAGTGGTAGCGGGGGAATAAATGGCGCACGGCAGGTTGTGGTGCGGGGGAAGAGGTATCTCAGCGTACCGACTCCAGAAGAGACACTTGGCTCGGCTCCGTCGAAAGATAAAGTCAATGCCCTTCTTTTCCAGATTTGCGGCAAATGGGACGTTCGGCTTCCCGGGCTCATCAGGACCAAGGAGTGCTTTGAATGATGAATGAAGGATCCGTCCTCTAGTATCCCTGCGCCAAATCTTTGTTAACGATGTCACCTCCTATTTCTTCTGACGGCAGTGCAGAACGACAGGCCATAGCCTGGGACACCCAAAATGGTACCTCCAACCCAAATGAACCGTTGTACCAACCATGGCGAGAGTTTTGGCCTCCTCGAAACGTTGGAGATCTCTCAGAGGCCGAAATTAGAGCTAAGCCATGGCTCACCTGGAAGCGGGACAAGACCAAGCCCAATGATAAGCCGTGGTATTTTTGGGTGAATGTCTTCGAAGGCGATGTCGATGAGCCCTGCAAAGGCGAAGATTGCAAAAAGTGTAACGGAGAGGGATGTGTAAGTCTTGCAGTGGTACCTGGTATCTTGCCACTAAGAATTCATTGGGCTAATGTCGCTGCGACAGAGCACCGGTTCCACAGTGGCGGAGGGAGGCTAGGCCGGCCAAGTGTGATCAGGGTGTTCATTTGGGTAGGTAGTTGTGGCTTTGCTGCTCGAGAGAAGGATGATTGATGGCTGTCGAAAAATGAATACACAGCCTTTTGCACAACTGAAGAACCATCAGAAGCCTCGCATAAATAAGGGGATGGACGTACAAATTCTAGGTTTAATTTGAAATATCAGTAGAACACAAAAGCTCTCACCTCGACGCTCTCTCGCTGTTTTTGTGTCTCACCACTTGCGCTCCCCGCCTTGACATATGGGAACGAGACATGAGGCGCGTCTAGACGAGTTAGCAATGAACCAGGCAATGCTCAAGGAGGCAACACATACACTGCGCGATGTTAGGGTCGGTCGTGGAACCGGAGTCAAAGCATTTGATCATCCATGCTTCATCCTCCCTCTGTCCATCCACGTAATAAAAACGATGATTGGGATTCGGCCAGAAATTCAGCGTTTCACCCACAAAGTCTGGAAAGACAATATCCGTTGGAACCATGTCCTCGGTCTTCACTGTGCGATAGTCGCAGACAGCCAGTGGCGAACTGTATACAGGACCTCGCAGTGGTTTCCAAACACTAGTACCAAATGGTCAGATGAATGCGATATGGCATTGTCCCATCGGGTAATGACTTACTTGATGATTTGAAAACGCTTTTTGGCATATTTCTCAGCGAAATCTGGGTGGAAAAGTCTTAGACGTCGCATTGCGGCAGCTGCGGTCTGATCTACAGACATTTGTCTAGTCAATATTTTGCTCTCAGGAGCTCCGGAAGACATACACACCTGCATGGACAACACCAAATGGCTGAGCTTTTCCGGGAGCACCACGGGAACCCAACGGAAGTGTCGGGTCCTTGCGACGCACTTGGAAGTCGAAAGGAAGGATCTCGGTCGCACCAGTGTATTGTTTGAGGAACACCTGTACCTCCTGGTAATACCGGGTCACAACAAGATCAGTGTTGGCGAAGTCATGATATTCCAATGAAGTTTGGATATCTTCAAGACGAAATCCATGCTTGTCTAACGAAAACAACCGTTCGTACCCCCGAACATCCGCAACCGCGATTGTCTTCCGTGTGTAAGAGACGTTGGTCTGCTTTATTTTCGGCACCCACGCCGGGTCTATTGGCACATTCATGAAGTAGGGCTTCTCTTTGTCGTAGAGAGGGTCTGGTTTCATGTAGAACACTGACGCTTGGTAACACCTGACGCTCTCGAGTTGGGATGTTGTTTCTGCTTGGTTGGTGAGCTGCGACAATGGCTCAACTGTACTTTGCTGGCATTTTGTTGGGATTGGTGGTGCCACGTAATCGCCTAGACTGGAGGTGCTGTCCATGGTGCCCAAATAGCCACTTTAGTGAAATGAGAGTCGGGAAAGCCACTGTAAAAAAATGTTGAGGGAGCGATGAAAGTTTTCATGCTAAGGGCTATATAGTAGGTCGGCATGTAGATAAGGTACGTAGTATGCAAGCCACTCTGTCCAACAAAAAGTTTTTGCCTTCCAGGTACTATTTAACAGTACCTAAAGGTACCTGCAATGCAATGGAAGTGTGCAATCTTCTTGGCATTGGGTGGGCTGAGGGGCAATCGTGTTTGGGAATTAGTGGGTTCTTGTAAGCGCCCAGCTATCTGTTGGCTGAATTTACCATGCATTCCACTGCTCGGGTCACGCTGCAGCAGAACGTTGAGCTCAAACTGGTGGATATCCCTGTGGCAGTTGTGTGATCATCTGATACTCATGCAAAGGCCAAGGTGTTGCTGCCGAATGCGTCTTCCTGCATGATATGGTTTGATGACTGAACCAGGCTCAAGTAAGCCATTTTTCACACATGTCAAGAGGCATGCAGCAGTC from Podospora pseudopauciseta strain CBS 411.78 chromosome 6, whole genome shotgun sequence includes:
- a CDS encoding hypothetical protein (COG:S; EggNog:ENOG503P51P) — its product is MSIFTDEARKILGHLTTTFTAPEACWTPAHHTVFNVGWLGQRCGPKDVQDNADCWPPTTTGAPRTNPAFYGWGFYSPGLHCPAGYVSACTASATSQGWRVQYRMEPEETFVGCCPEGYACHNENGQTCISNARATTISTYQCESGSQINLAPMTLPNKNWSQAYIYAPMIQLAWKPSAVSSDPGPTNTSAPEEPSSGGISSGAIAGIAVGAVAVAIAIVVGAFLLWRTKRRGLARGGTDSKAELPVTEAGTPPPGPVVSGPGEKYYYSGQPEQQLHPGMKEPQMTTYELGQTQAPAELSSDRWNTEGRVEAPGPEIASRDLESAHGTPPAGQPAALHRGA
- a CDS encoding hypothetical protein (COG:S; EggNog:ENOG503P63E); this encodes MTRSILPTFPLIILGVIEPLMLLEAYRVGIINPGAQHYFTRQLPPDLLYTTKTTQPPDFSPQAETVTLQLVNVFLLLAGLAVVCCFSKDKWTVKGYCVVVGLADYGHIWSIYKGLGAEAFWEFGKWNDLVWGGVLASALLNLVRWGVVFDVFGRLKDGEKVKTK
- a CDS encoding hypothetical protein (EggNog:ENOG503NUAW; COG:U); the encoded protein is MLGQRPTGVSEVRTSDHSVINNFILTSCQPQLPCFLPFCLASFIIPFILVSTSRMATQTQTVTVAPQPAHTNPSNSNLITLSGPKVPPEDDSHPDFSMSKRDITLLLTPLCLSVLLSSLDLTILTPSIPSIVADFASPQGYIWIGSSFILAHTASTPIWGAVSDIFGRKPIMLLSQAIFFFASLLCALAENLHSLIIGRAWQGIGASGMGMMVNVIICDSFSLRDRGLYLAVTSGVWALGSAIGPVIGGVMSTRLSWRWCFWINLPICFLVFFTVLIFLPLPSPPKTPILTGLKALDWSGSLLIIGSALMILLALDFGNVVLAWSSPTVINLLVFGVLTLFLFFFNEWKLAPNPIFPARLFPNLSTIAAYGVFAFDSFVFIGLAYYLPLYSQSVLGANALTSGVHLVPLIVSCSLSAAFAGVAIQKTGRYLPVMYAAQVFLMLGVGLFVSLDFAERDNLGKLFGYEILAGVGVGMNIEGPILAAQAAASELDTAAVIAAMGFARSMATAVSIVVGGVIFQNGMDGWNRGLVEKLGGDIANWFGGGEAAGSIERIGLLGEQQQQFVRGAYFESLRLVWIMYVAFAGLATVFTLLVRGQRLSKEHKKVVLGVERGGTTQGQLQKEMEPVPEAISGEGSAAEIRLRTVSEI
- a CDS encoding hypothetical protein (EggNog:ENOG501G1QI; COG:F) encodes the protein MDPLSIVASSFTLVGALAKLGEAANSAFHCASALKKVNKQYTQTAQDLQSLVNTIKQLDSLKEEISEIDDARIQSSNIDQKALDEHLDSAKELEKTLQKHQKHMRGWRRRWSAVRITFGSEHIKSDLDSSTDRVRNLFGCVSSLHATVQTALALSTREICVSTTQQAIAHHGVTGEKLNRVSLVVEHAAHEVSATRDKIMEIHGMQRQLIFGTSCRPIAETNTKPRSFIVPYPRNPCFVGREDLLCKISACLTPPDEGSSGRAFCVHGLPGIGKTHTAIEFAYRQKDDSKFTHIFWISADSVEKLEQGLVGIARDLGLANSTVFEDRDKLVGLARSWLEKPHDASWLLILDNVDSSQVLNPYWSAFNEGSVLITSRDMIQGLAAVITSPTDSDSVEAFSLPEGAEFIRKRLSTRRIQGLDENTAGDLASKLGLYPLVLDQMVTVIESEPEPMPLSQMHELLKIEFGDELFQNIKPDSPWYQDSAGAAIETHIMNMDKQYRLGLGTIAFFDPDNIPVQLLLSKDRKVACFENEAKLRVILSRLRKSSFIGTANKGIGDDCKRINIHRLVRDCALRMCPDHQMAFENAVHLLRQAFPLHHFSRDHMVEYWEVCEKFQPHVLTLHQQYIHLKTVDAIPLRSFFEFIDLIYSCACCLEGYEEIISREHTQVGVPSTIPAAFLSDLYTVQQFYHTEATSDISMIDLARKALNIREDAVKEGLLDPHHPNRANGFMNVGVAMAWEDPKGAIEMHDRALEIRLHAHSDYKDDQIHGLALNYLNVGRCWLLVDDLKTAASCFEKSLDIIKAREQKLRKQFTL
- a CDS encoding hypothetical protein (EggNog:ENOG503Q1WZ); translation: MDSTSSLGDYVAPPIPTKCQQSTVEPLSQLTNQAETTSQLESVRCYQASVFYMKPDPLYDKEKPYFMNVPIDPAWVPKIKQTNVSYTRKTIAVADVRGYERLFSLDKHGFRLEDIQTSLEYHDFANTDLVVTRYYQEVQVFLKQYTGATEILPFDFQVRRKDPTLPLGSRGAPGKAQPFGVVHADQTAAAAMRRLRLFHPDFAEKYAKKRFQIIK